Part of the Spirochaeta cellobiosiphila DSM 17781 genome, TGATTCTTTGATCAGAAATAAATCCTCATTTAATTTTTCAAGTAATTCAATGTAAGGCCTAATAAGACGAGCCAATAAACCACTTGCTTTTTGAGCTTCTTTTATACGTTTGAAATCACCCTTTCCTTCTTTGAAACGTTCTGCCCTTTGATAATAGGGTTTAAGTTTCATATGCATCCATTTTTTATAGATTACTAGGGACAGTATTATCATTATGCAGCTTATGAAAAAAATAGATAGGTAATATATCAGTCCCCTTTTTTCAGAAAGGGGATTAAAAAATAAGAATAGTGATTGTATAAGAGCTAAACATAAGCCAATGAATACATCTATGTGATATGAATACTGCTTCGATTTCATATCTTAAGTATTGAGGATGTTATATTCCTTTTCCAGGCTTTCATAATAATTGATCGCTTTTCTTACATACTCTCTTTTCTCTTTATAGCCACCATAAAAGAAAGATCTTTTGAACCCATAAATGATAATATTTTTAAGATGACTTGGAGTTATATCAAAGTGATTCAAGGCTAATAAGATTTCTTTCGTTACTGATGTATGACTTACTAAGCGATTATCAGTACACAAGGTAATACTCAATTTTTCGTCCAACATACGTTTAAGACTGTGATCCTGAAGTGATTTTAAGTGGGGGGATGTTTGCATATTACTAGTAAGACACACTTCGATAGTTGTTCGATGGTTTGCAATATATTGTTGTAATCCTTGCAAATAAGCTTCTGGATTTTCAATGGAGGGATCAAGCATTTCTTCATCAAATAAATGTAAAGCATGCCCTATTCTGTCAGCATGAAGGTCTGTTACAGCTTGAAAAATACTAGAAGGTCCATAGGCCTCACCAGCATGTACTGTTTTATTCAAGAAGTTCTTGTGAATATGATCATAACTACGTTGATGCCCAGAAGCAGGATATCCATACTCAGCACCTGCTAGATCAAATCCAACGATTTGAATATTCGTTTCTTCCTTAAGTTTCGTAGCCCCCCTAGCTAACTCAAGACTGGCCCTATGGATAATCTGTTTTTCAGAAGAAAAGGGTAATACTTCAAACAGACTTTTATAATAAGGAGAAAAAGACCCATTAAAATATCTCATAGCACATAAAATTATTCCGTATTCAAATCCAGGCTCTTCATTAGGTAAATGATGATTAAATTGAGCTTTTGCTCGTTTTAACCCCTTATCTACAGCTTCAACAACATCTCGAAAAGATAATTCTTTTGACATATGTAATTGAGGTGCAAATCGAACTTCTAGATATCTCACACCTTCTAGCCAATTATCTTCTGCCAATTCAAAAGCTATGCGCTCCAAATTTTCCGGACTTCTCATAACAAGTCCCGTATAATAAAAACCTTTAAGATACTCTTCCAAACTTGCGTATTTCTCTTTAAATACTTTTTCCTTTAATTCTTCTTCATTTTGACCAGGTAAAGAAATATTTAAATCACTGGATAATTCCAATAAGGTTTTTAATCTTAAAGAACCATCCAAATGGACATGTAAATCTGTTTTAGGAATTCTATGTATGAAATCTGTGTTATTCCAATTCATTATTCTAACTCTCTTTTAATTGCTCTAACCAATCGTCACAATGACATAAAATGGGCTTGCGAGCAGCTTTTACTTCATCAAATCTTGTAACACTTGTTGTATGTGGTGCTGTTTTCACCAAATCAGGAGTATTTTTCGCTTCTTCATAAATATTTAATAAGGCCTCAGCAAACAGATCTAACGTCTCTTTGGATTCGGTCTCTGTAGGCTCTATCATCATGGCTCCATGCACAATAAGAGGAAAATAAACAGTCGGAGGATGGAATCCATAATCTAGCAACCTTTTTGCCACATCCATTGTGGTAACACCATTCGGTAAGGAAGAATCATCGATGACGAACTCATGCTTACACAAACCTTTAAAAGGTAAAGAGAATACTGGCTCTAATTTTTTTCTTAGATAATTAGCGTTGTTCACGGCTTTTATTGTAACGTCTTTTAATCCATCAGATCCTTGAGAGAGTATGTAAACATAGGCTCTAAGTAATATTCCAAAATTCCCAAGAAATCCCTTCATTCTACCAATAGACTTAAGAGGATTGTATAACGAATACCCACTAGTACTACGTTTAACAATAGGACCTGGTAGGTAATCAACTAATTGCGCCTTTACACCGATAGGTCCTGCGCCGGGACCACCACCGCCATGGGGAGTTGAAAATGTTTTATGTAGATTTAAGTGACATATATCATATCCCATATCGGCAAAACGTGATTGCCCTAACAAGGCATTACTATTGGCACCGTCACAATACATTAAGCTGCCATTGTTATGTACTAGCTGACAAATTTTTTCTATATCTTTTTCAAATAGTCCTAGAGTATTAGGATTCGTTAACATCATACCAGCAACTTCGTCATCAAGTAGATCTTTTAAAGCTTTAATATCTACCAATCCATCAGGACCTGACTTGAGAGGCACTGGAATAAACCCACACATTGTGACTGATGCAGGGTTTGTACCGTGACTAGAATCAGGGCAAATTATCTTCCTTCGATTCTCACCTCTTTCCTTATAATAAGACTTCATTATCATTAGGCCCGCAAGCTCACCATGGGCTCCCGCTGCTGGTTGAAGACTAAATTGATCAAACCCTGTTATACCCTGAAGTAGAGTCTGTAATTCATACAGTACTGTCAAATTCCCTTGTGACTTTTCAACGTCGACATAAGGATGGGTATTGGCAAATCTAGGAATATTAGCTATACGTTCATTCAACTTAGGATTGTACTTCATCGTACAACTTCCTAAAGGATAGAATCCGTTATCCACACCAAAATTATTACGTGATAAATTTGTATAATGACGAATAACTTCTAATTCAGATAGGTTGGGAATATCTAATTCCTCTCTAAGTTGATCTTGAGAAGGATTAAAATCATTTAGAGATTCCTCTAATGTTATATATTGAGGAGGAATACTTTGGGCTTTATCAAATATTAATTCAACCTTACTCATTTGAGAACCTCCATAGTTTTCAAGATGTCCGATTTGTCTAGTAATTCAGTCACACAAAAAAGCATACAATCTCTTAGTTGGGGATAGACCTCACCTAAAGGATATCCCGTTTGGATTCCTGCTGCTTCTAAACGACTTTTAAAAGTATCCAGAGATCTTGCTTTAATAACAAACTCATTAAAAAATCCATTGGGATATAAAATCTCTATACCTGGAATATTACTAAATTGTTGTGCTGCATAATGGGCTAAACGATAATTCTGCAGAGCAACTTCTTTTAATCCTTTTTGCCCCATTGTTGCCAAATAAACTGTTGCCGCCATGGCACACAATGCTTGGTTGGAACAAACATTAGAAGTGGCTTTATCCCGTCTAATATGCTGTTCTCTAGCCTGTAAGGTAAGAACAAAACCTTCTTTGCCATTATTGTCTTTTGCTAATCCAACAATCCTGCCAGGTAGTTTACGAATATGTTTTGACTGACAAGCTATTATGCCTAAATGAGGTCCACCATAATTCATATTTATACCAAGAGATTGCCCTTCTCCTACGACAATATCAGCATCATATTTACCTGGTGGATGAAATAATCCAAGATGAAGAGCTTCTGTAAAAGCAGTAATAAATAAGGCTTTAGTTGATACTAATAAGTTCTTAACTGCATCTAAATCCTCAATTTGTCCGAGAAAATTTGGACTTTGAATAATGACTGAGGCAGATTCAGAATCTAGATGATCACGAAGTAATTTAAGATTTGTTTTTCCCATATCAAAGTGAAGAGGAATAGAGACAACATCTATTGATCGAGCACGACAATAGGTTTCAAGTGTTTGACGATATTCTGGGTGAACACCTTCAGAAATTATTATCTTCTTGTTATTCGTTATTAAAGTACTCATAACGGCAGCTTCTGCCAATGCCGAGGCCCCATCGTATAGGGATGCATTAGCAGCATCCATTCCTGTTAATCTGGATATCATTGTTTGAAATTCAAATATTCCTTGTAATAGACCTTGGGATATTTCAGGCTGATAGGGAGTATAGGATGTATAAAATTCAGACCGACCTGTAATTGCGGATACGGTAGCTGGTATATAATGTTGATAACATCCTGCACCTAAATAGGAAATACTTGGTATCCAATTTTCTCTAGATAATCCATGAAGATGCTTCTCAACTTCCCATTGGGATAATCCTTTGGGTATAGGAATTTCACCCTTAAGTTTTATCGACTTCGGGATATCTGAGAAATAATCTGATTGATTTTTCTCCATATTGTTACTCTTCTTCAAGTTGTGATTCGTAAGCTTTAGAATCCATTAGGTCATCTAAAAAACTAGTATCTTCTACTTTTATCTTTACAACCCATCCTTTTTCATAAGGGTCTTGATTAACTAATTCGGGTTGATCTGTCAATTCTTCATTTACAGCCATAATTTCGCCTTCAGCAGGAAAATACAAGTCTGAAACAGATTTTACAGATTCAAGTACGGCTACCGAATCTTTTGCTTTTATCACTCTACCGACCTCAGGTAATTCAACAAAAACAACATCTGATAATTGATCTTGGGCATAATCCGTAATACCACAGGTAATAATATTACCTTCCTGTTGATACCACTCATCCTCTTTAGAATATTTCAAATGCGATGGAAAATGTGCCATTAATGACCTCCTCGGTATTTGTAAAAAGGCCGTTTTACAACTTTGGCTCTTTTTTTATTACCTCTTATATCAATGGTAATTTCTGTATCCAGCGGACTCAAAATTGAGTTAATGAAGCCTAACCCAATTTGCTTATCCAATGTGGGTGAATACCCTCCACTAGTGACAAAACCTACCACTTCATCATCTTTACAAATATTATATCCATGTCTTGGGATTGCTTTTTCTATCATTTCAAAGGCAACAATAATCCTATTGGGACCATTTCTTTTCTGTGTTAATAATGGATGTTGTCCAATATATTCAACTTCTTTTTCTTTAACTACCCAACCTAAACCAGCTTCTATGGGGGATATTGTATCCGTAAGTTCGTGACCATATAAGGTATATCCTGACTCAAGACGTAGACTATCCCTTGCCCCCAATCCAGCTGGTTTTAACCTACTATCCTCTTTGCCCAAGGTCATTAGAGCTTCCCATAATACAGGAGTAAATTTCCAAGGCACATAGAATTCAAAACCATCTTCTCCTGTATATCCTGTCCGAGAGATCATATGATTAATACCACCAACTAGAACATTTTTGAATGAAAACCTAGGCCAACTTTCTTCACTACAATCAAATTGCACGTAATCCTGTAACAAAGCTTCTGCTAAAGGACCTTGTAAATCAATTTTTCCCAGCTTAGAAGATATATCATTAATTTCTACATCATACGATAAAGACTTATCTTGTAGCCATTTGACGACTCGAGATACATTAGATGCATTTAAAACAATAAAGAAGATATCTGAGGAAATCCGAGAAACAAAACAATCATCCAGAGCATAACCTTTTTCATTACAAATCAGTGAGTAAAAGGAGTAATTATCTATCAGTTTACGAAGATCATTGGTAAGTATCATTTGAAGAAATTGATAAGCATCAGATCCTGAGACTTGTACTTCCCCCATATGTGAAGTATCAAAGAGTGAAGCGTTCATTCTTGTTTGATGATGTTCTTTAATGATTCCTTCATACTGAATGGGAAGCTTCCACCCAGCAAAATCTACCATTTTACCACCACATTCTATATGCTGCTCATATAACGATGTTTTTAAACTGTCCATGATAAATATCATAAGTAATATAGATTAAAATGGTAAAGCACATTTATTAATTATTATTTTTCATAAGAACTCAACAGCTTTTTAAGGATTCTATTCAAATCCTCTATTTCATTGTGATCCAAAACCTGAATTAGCTTTTTCTCATTATCAAGGTGGTCTGGATATGCAGTATCAATGAGAGTTTTACCTTTGGGAGTCAAGTTAACTAACAGACCTCTTCTATCCTCAGGATTAGGTTTTCTCTCAATCAGGCCTCTTTTTTCAAGTTGATCTAAACGATTAGTCATAGTTCCAGAGGATAGCATTAACGAGCTATATAACTGAGTCGGAGTTAATTGATAAGGTTCGCCAGATCGTCGTAATGTAGCTAATACGTCAAATTCACAGTTATTAAGGCCATGCTTATTATGATTAGTTAAAATCCCTCTTCCTAAATATTCTGTAACTCTTGAAAGTCGTCCCGTTACAGCCATTGGAGTTGTATCTAACCCTGGGAACTCCCTGTTCCATTGTTCAACAATAATATCTACAAGATCCTTATTCATACTATTTATTGTACAGAATAAAAAATTGATGTCAAGTATCTTGACATCAAGCTAATATTGTATTTATCTTGATATTAAGATACTTAAAAGGAAGATATATGCCCCGTAATAGAAATCTAATCTATCCAGCCCTTTCCCTTGGAGCAGGAACATTATTAACTATCATGACCTTTTTAAATGGATTATTAAGCCACTATACTTCTCCCATCACATCCTCACTCATTGTTCATTTTGTCGGTTTATTGATGAGTGTATTTCTATGGATGTTTATAAAGAGAAAAAATCTTATCTCTCCAAAACTATCTATTCACTATTATTGGGGAGGTCTAGCTGGTGCTCTTGCGGTAGTTACAGCGAATGTTGCAGTCAATTCAACATTAGGATTAGCAGGAAGTTTAAGTTGTTTTATTTTCGGTCAGACCATTACTTCATTGCTATTTGATAGATTTGGACTTTTCGGCAATTCTACCAGAAAACTAAGACCTCTAGATGGCATCAGAAGTCTATTAATTATGACTGGAGCTATCTTAGTTATCTATTCAGGGCAAACTGTATGATTATCCTGTTCATAATTTTAGCCTTCATTAATGGATTTCTTGTCATAACAAGTAGATCTTTGAATGCACAACTTGGGGCAAAGACCTCTCCCATTGGAGCATCCATCTGGAATCACGTGACAGGGTTTCTTTTTATGCTTTTATTACAATTTCTTTTAGGAAAATGGACCATCAATATCAAAAATCCACCATTTTACATTTTTATAGGTGGAGCCATAGGAGCGATTTATGTGAGTCTTGCCAATT contains:
- the gcvT gene encoding glycine cleavage system aminomethyltransferase GcvT; the protein is MDSLKTSLYEQHIECGGKMVDFAGWKLPIQYEGIIKEHHQTRMNASLFDTSHMGEVQVSGSDAYQFLQMILTNDLRKLIDNYSFYSLICNEKGYALDDCFVSRISSDIFFIVLNASNVSRVVKWLQDKSLSYDVEINDISSKLGKIDLQGPLAEALLQDYVQFDCSEESWPRFSFKNVLVGGINHMISRTGYTGEDGFEFYVPWKFTPVLWEALMTLGKEDSRLKPAGLGARDSLRLESGYTLYGHELTDTISPIEAGLGWVVKEKEVEYIGQHPLLTQKRNGPNRIIVAFEMIEKAIPRHGYNICKDDEVVGFVTSGGYSPTLDKQIGLGFINSILSPLDTEITIDIRGNKKRAKVVKRPFYKYRGGH
- the gcvH gene encoding glycine cleavage system protein GcvH, with translation MAHFPSHLKYSKEDEWYQQEGNIITCGITDYAQDQLSDVVFVELPEVGRVIKAKDSVAVLESVKSVSDLYFPAEGEIMAVNEELTDQPELVNQDPYEKGWVVKIKVEDTSFLDDLMDSKAYESQLEEE
- a CDS encoding MarR family winged helix-turn-helix transcriptional regulator: MNKDLVDIIVEQWNREFPGLDTTPMAVTGRLSRVTEYLGRGILTNHNKHGLNNCEFDVLATLRRSGEPYQLTPTQLYSSLMLSSGTMTNRLDQLEKRGLIERKPNPEDRRGLLVNLTPKGKTLIDTAYPDHLDNEKKLIQVLDHNEIEDLNRILKKLLSSYEK
- the gcvPB gene encoding aminomethyl-transferring glycine dehydrogenase subunit GcvPB is translated as MSKVELIFDKAQSIPPQYITLEESLNDFNPSQDQLREELDIPNLSELEVIRHYTNLSRNNFGVDNGFYPLGSCTMKYNPKLNERIANIPRFANTHPYVDVEKSQGNLTVLYELQTLLQGITGFDQFSLQPAAGAHGELAGLMIMKSYYKERGENRRKIICPDSSHGTNPASVTMCGFIPVPLKSGPDGLVDIKALKDLLDDEVAGMMLTNPNTLGLFEKDIEKICQLVHNNGSLMYCDGANSNALLGQSRFADMGYDICHLNLHKTFSTPHGGGGPGAGPIGVKAQLVDYLPGPIVKRSTSGYSLYNPLKSIGRMKGFLGNFGILLRAYVYILSQGSDGLKDVTIKAVNNANYLRKKLEPVFSLPFKGLCKHEFVIDDSSLPNGVTTMDVAKRLLDYGFHPPTVYFPLIVHGAMMIEPTETESKETLDLFAEALLNIYEEAKNTPDLVKTAPHTTSVTRFDEVKAARKPILCHCDDWLEQLKES
- the gcvPA gene encoding aminomethyl-transferring glycine dehydrogenase subunit GcvPA, whose protein sequence is MEKNQSDYFSDIPKSIKLKGEIPIPKGLSQWEVEKHLHGLSRENWIPSISYLGAGCYQHYIPATVSAITGRSEFYTSYTPYQPEISQGLLQGIFEFQTMISRLTGMDAANASLYDGASALAEAAVMSTLITNNKKIIISEGVHPEYRQTLETYCRARSIDVVSIPLHFDMGKTNLKLLRDHLDSESASVIIQSPNFLGQIEDLDAVKNLLVSTKALFITAFTEALHLGLFHPPGKYDADIVVGEGQSLGINMNYGGPHLGIIACQSKHIRKLPGRIVGLAKDNNGKEGFVLTLQAREQHIRRDKATSNVCSNQALCAMAATVYLATMGQKGLKEVALQNYRLAHYAAQQFSNIPGIEILYPNGFFNEFVIKARSLDTFKSRLEAAGIQTGYPLGEVYPQLRDCMLFCVTELLDKSDILKTMEVLK
- a CDS encoding adenosine deaminase family protein, producing the protein MNWNNTDFIHRIPKTDLHVHLDGSLRLKTLLELSSDLNISLPGQNEEELKEKVFKEKYASLEEYLKGFYYTGLVMRSPENLERIAFELAEDNWLEGVRYLEVRFAPQLHMSKELSFRDVVEAVDKGLKRAKAQFNHHLPNEEPGFEYGIILCAMRYFNGSFSPYYKSLFEVLPFSSEKQIIHRASLELARGATKLKEETNIQIVGFDLAGAEYGYPASGHQRSYDHIHKNFLNKTVHAGEAYGPSSIFQAVTDLHADRIGHALHLFDEEMLDPSIENPEAYLQGLQQYIANHRTTIEVCLTSNMQTSPHLKSLQDHSLKRMLDEKLSITLCTDNRLVSHTSVTKEILLALNHFDITPSHLKNIIIYGFKRSFFYGGYKEKREYVRKAINYYESLEKEYNILNT
- a CDS encoding DMT family transporter codes for the protein MIILFIILAFINGFLVITSRSLNAQLGAKTSPIGASIWNHVTGFLFMLLLQFLLGKWTINIKNPPFYIFIGGAIGAIYVSLANYLIPRTGTAKATILMIGGQIFLAAIIDLLKGNIDTPHWTLLGIALVISGVCIGELNEQTK
- a CDS encoding DMT family transporter, giving the protein MPRNRNLIYPALSLGAGTLLTIMTFLNGLLSHYTSPITSSLIVHFVGLLMSVFLWMFIKRKNLISPKLSIHYYWGGLAGALAVVTANVAVNSTLGLAGSLSCFIFGQTITSLLFDRFGLFGNSTRKLRPLDGIRSLLIMTGAILVIYSGQTV